CGATTGAAAGTCATGTTAGCAATATGCTAGGCAAAACGGGACTGCATAACCGCACTGAACTGGCACGCTGGGCCATTGAAAACGATATGGCGTAACTTTTTGAATGCTTGCCTCGCGATGGGTAGAGCGATCGCACGTTTGTTCGCCATAAGAGCTACAAGAAAGGTAGTTCTTTTGCGAGGTAATGCGCTTGCTTAGCCTCAAATTTTGTTATCATGTTGTTCGATTGCTGGTGTAGCTCAGTTGGTAGAGCAGCTGATTTGTAATCAGCCGGTCGCAAGTTCGAGTCTTGTCACCAGCTTTTGATTGACCCCCCCGTTGCATAAGGCTTCGGGGGGTTCCTGTGTTCGGCCATATCAGCGTTTTGGGTATCGTTTTGGGTACCAATAGCTACGCATCTACGCCCAAACCTACTTATGAATGCGCGAAAATAGGAGTATATGAATGCGCGAAAATAGGAGTAAATTTAGCACAGGATTTAGCACAATGCCTCGACCGGCTGATTCACCTGACGCAATTAACAAGCGGCTCAAGGGTACTGGAATTAGGCTGAAAGTAGAAGCAAGGGGGCGCAAGTTATCACTGCGCGGAACCTTTCCCCTGAAACCGGGGCAAACGAAAGTAAAGCAGACCTATCTTGCCCTTGGGATTGATGACACCCCCTACGAATTGAAAATGGCAGAACTCAAAGCTCATGAAGTATGGGCACAGCTAGGGCAGGGGACCTTCGATTGGCAAGACTGGATAGCCTGACCTTGATACCTGCGCTGCCTGGATCGAGCGATACAAACGCCACTGGTTCGCCATCAACGGCGATACTCCCACTACCCAGAAGAAATGGCAGCGTGGAGAGTGGCAGATGGGTCTTCGCTGGTTACCGAGTGACGTCAACCTCTCAGCGCAAGTCCTCAAAGACACAGTCACCAGTCGTCCTCCAGACAGCCGTGCTCGCCAACTATGCGTCCAGGTGCTCAATCGCTTCGCCGAATTCGCCTCAGTTGACGTTGACCTCAACCAATACCGAGGGAAATACAAAAGACGCACCAATGGTCTTGAGATTCCCTCGGACGAAATGATCGCCCAACTGGTCAGCAGCATCAAAACTCCCCAGTGGCGCTTAGTTTACATCCGCATGGCTATCTATGGACTGAGCGACCATGAGTGTTGGTTCTGTGACATTAACCCAGCGCCACCCTATGATTGCCGCGTGCTTGAAGGAAAAACCGGACCCCGCGATGGGGTAATGCCTTTCTACCCAGAGTGGGCAGCCCAGTGGGAACCGTGGAACGGAACCTTACCGAAGGTGACTGACACCGTAGGTGATCACGCCATCTACGGTGAACGAACGGCCAGGGCATTCAAACGCCACAAGATTCCCTTTACCCCCTACACCCTTCGTCATGCTTGGTGTATTCGAGCATCTGTAGTGTTCAAACAACCGATTCCCGGCGAGGTTTACCTAATCATCGAGATTTCTGATACCACCCTTGATCGCGATCTCGGCAGCAAAGCCGACCTTTATGCCGCTACTAGCATTCCCGACTACTGGGTATTGAACATCGCGGGGCAACAACTGCATGTGTTCAGAGAACCTAGAGCAGATGGCTACCAACGACAGCTCATATTAAGGGCACAACAGCCCATTACACCATTAGCCTTTCTTAATTGCACCCTGACCGTCCAGGAATGCTTCGGTATGTGATGAGCTATCATTAACAGCCTCTCATAGCCGTACCCGCTCAATCTCATCAAGACTCACCTCATCATCCCGCCGATCATATAACGCCGTCGTCCGAATATCCTCATGCGCCGCAATTTTCTGGGCATTGTCGCGGCTGCCACCCTTGCGCAGAAAATTCGTGATTCCACTGGCCCGAAACGTATGGTTGCACGCCTCCGTACTCACCCCTGCCGCTAGCGCTCCACGCTTCACCATCGCCCAGGCTTCCTGCCGCTGAAGTCTCTGTCCAGTAAGCGTTCGACTCTTCCCCGGTGCTGTCTGGAAGAGGGGACTATCTTTGATCTTTCGCAGTCCCGCCGCCTCAAGGTACTGATCGCGATACTCCTCAGCCGTGTGGTGGACAGGCAGCTCATGGGACTTCCCACCTTTCTCATGCAGCCGAAACCAGTACCGCTTCCCCTTGGGAAAATAGTCACCGACATTCATTCCCAGTACTGCCTCAATCCGGGCAAAGCTAAAAAACATCGTGGCGATCAGCGCCCGGTCTCTTAAGCTCACCACATGAGAAGTATCAATACTGCCCAAAAGCTGCACCATCTCTTCGTCACTTAAGATCGGCGTCTTTCCTTGCTTCGCCCGATGCTTGATTCCTCGCACCTCCGCCGCTGGATTCTCCACAGTGACACCACCATCCTTGAGCCACCGAAGCAGCGATTTAATTGCTGACAAAGGCTGATTCCGCGTGAGCGCCGAACCCGGATGAATCTCGATGTAGTGCGCAATGATGATCGAGTTGACTTGGTGGATCCCAAGGTCTGGATAGCAGGCTTCCAACCAATCAAAGAATCGAGTCAGGGCTCGGTAGTAGGCGAGACGGGTATTGAGGTTGCGGATCTCGGCGGTGAAAAACTCGACATACCGGTAGGTGGCTCGTTTCCCAGCGCGATGCACGATCGCTGGTAGCACAAACTCTGTGCCCGGAAGCATCAGAGCGCTGTTCTGAGGAAGGGTAAGGTTTTTC
The window above is part of the Synechococcales cyanobacterium T60_A2020_003 genome. Proteins encoded here:
- a CDS encoding Uma2 family endonuclease; the protein is MAIYGLSDHECWFCDINPAPPYDCRVLEGKTGPRDGVMPFYPEWAAQWEPWNGTLPKVTDTVGDHAIYGERTARAFKRHKIPFTPYTLRHAWCIRASVVFKQPIPGEVYLIIEISDTTLDRDLGSKADLYAATSIPDYWVLNIAGQQLHVFREPRADGYQRQLILRAQQPITPLAFLNCTLTVQECFGM
- a CDS encoding tyrosine-type recombinase/integrase is translated as MLPGTEFVLPAIVHRAGKRATYRYVEFFTAEIRNLNTRLAYYRALTRFFDWLEACYPDLGIHQVNSIIIAHYIEIHPGSALTRNQPLSAIKSLLRWLKDGGVTVENPAAEVRGIKHRAKQGKTPILSDEEMVQLLGSIDTSHVVSLRDRALIATMFFSFARIEAVLGMNVGDYFPKGKRYWFRLHEKGGKSHELPVHHTAEEYRDQYLEAAGLRKIKDSPLFQTAPGKSRTLTGQRLQRQEAWAMVKRGALAAGVSTEACNHTFRASGITNFLRKGGSRDNAQKIAAHEDIRTTALYDRRDDEVSLDEIERVRL